The DNA segment TTGCTGTTAAAAAAGCAGGGCAATTTGAAAAGGTAGATTACGCCTTGTCTATTAGTGGCACTGTCGTCATGTTAGTGGAAGCCAAAGCCCGTGGGCAAAAGGCTGAGGCGCATGATGGACAACTAAGCCGCTATTTTAACGGTCTTCCTGCAACAAAGGTTGCTATCGTCACCAATGGTGTTGAATATCGTTTCTTCACCGACTTGCGTGACAAAAATATTATGGATAAAGAGCCGTTCTTTGGTTTTAATATACTGAACTACAGCTCAAAAGATATTGAAAGCTTAAAGCTTTTTCACCACGACAACTTTGACGCTGAGACTATCGGCAGGCAAGCTGAGGAGATGGTTTATGTCGAGAGCATGACAGAACTTGTGGGGAATCAGCTGCGCTCTCCCTCGGAATCATTTATGCGTTTTCTTCTTGGCGAGCTTGGTATTGAAGGTCGAATTACTACTAAAGTTCTCGGAAAATTCGAGCCTATCATCAAAAAGTCAATCCAAAGTAGCCTGGTAGCAATGATGACTCGCTCGATTAGCCAGGAGATAGCTCACCCTGTCGAGTTAGACAAGCCTGCTCATCATGCAATGCTAGAAGAGATAGCAGAAGAGGAAATAGAGCCAACATCGGATGGCCCGCAAGTAGAGACAACGGCAGAGGAACTTGAAGCCTTTGAGAAGGTTAAAGCAGTTGCTCTAACTTCTAAGGCGTATAACCTAGAAGTTAAACATAAGGATGTTGTTTCTTACTTTGGTGTCAATGTCGGAAAATCTAGCTGGTGGTTCTTGAGATTTTATCTGTCACCTAAGAAAAAGAGCTTTATTACTCGCTTGTCTTTAGATGAAGTCAAATCTTTAGCTCCAGATGCTGAAGTCCAAGAAGTGTCAGCTTCACTAGGCGACGCAGTATCCAAGGTAATAATCTCCTCTATCGACGATTTAGATGTGCTTGCGCCACTAATTCTTAAATGCTACGAGACAGAAGCCTCCAGACACTAGTTTTTATGGAAGGAGTATAACTAGAGCAATACAACGGCTCATCATTTAGCCATCGTCCTTCTGTGATCTGATGAAGACCAGCGCCTCCTTGTGAGCTTGTCTAAATTCATCGGTGTCATACAGTTCTAAACTCATGGCAACGCTGGCGGAGAGGCTGGCAAAAACGTAAGGAAAGTCCTAGAGGCAAGAAAAAGGGGAAAAGGTCGAGTAACTCTGCATTCCCCTTTTCTCAGTTCAACAGCTTGTGCTTTACTTAAGCACTGACCGCTTTTGAACGAATAGGGCGCTTGCGGTCAGACTTCTTCTTCAAACCCACGGCTTGGGCCTGATCGCTATCTGAACCGAACTGTCCCCGCACCACTTCTTTCATGGCTAACACAGCATTATGGAAGTTCCATTCAGCTAGACGAGCAGCATCCGCAGATGCTCGATACATCGCCTGCTTTTCGGTTTCCGCTTGCTGTTGGGTAATCATTGCCTGATAAGCTGCCTGCAATGCTTCTGCCGTTGCCTCAGCTCGGGTCGTTGTATATATTGGGATAGCACCAAGACCGTTAAGTGCATCAATGTCTAGGCTGATAAGCTGAGGAGACAGACGACGGTTGGTATTTTGTGGAAACATGATGAATGCTTGAGAATTAGACGACTCTGTTAAAGTGCCCCCAATCAGTGAGAACAACACATGTCTGCTCCCAGTTTTATTAGAACAGTCTAGGCAGTGGTCTTCTACTCAATCATTGATGCCAGGTGCTACTAGATAGGAGAACGTTCCACTGTTAATGGATCAAGCTGCACTCCGTAATTACCGCAATCATATCATTAGCAGATGAGCTGGCATTGACAATGATCGCCCCTGCATTGTCAATGTGTCGAGCTGCATTCAGTAGTTTCCGCAGTGACATTGCGAATGCACAGGGCTACAGAATTAATGTGTGTGTA comes from the Leptolyngbya sp. FACHB-261 genome and includes:
- a CDS encoding type I restriction endonuclease; amino-acid sequence: MGFTEDVAKLSEQVHKRSEQVVGEESTKMALIIPFLSTLGYDVYDPTEVMPEYIADFAVKKAGQFEKVDYALSISGTVVMLVEAKARGQKAEAHDGQLSRYFNGLPATKVAIVTNGVEYRFFTDLRDKNIMDKEPFFGFNILNYSSKDIESLKLFHHDNFDAETIGRQAEEMVYVESMTELVGNQLRSPSESFMRFLLGELGIEGRITTKVLGKFEPIIKKSIQSSLVAMMTRSISQEIAHPVELDKPAHHAMLEEIAEEEIEPTSDGPQVETTAEELEAFEKVKAVALTSKAYNLEVKHKDVVSYFGVNVGKSSWWFLRFYLSPKKKSFITRLSLDEVKSLAPDAEVQEVSASLGDAVSKVIISSIDDLDVLAPLILKCYETEASRH